A single window of Salvia splendens isolate huo1 chromosome 6, SspV2, whole genome shotgun sequence DNA harbors:
- the LOC121808270 gene encoding perakine reductase-like isoform X2 — MEHSCEIQVPRVKLGSQGLEVSRVGFGCGSLSGILNAPLPHEAGCDILKQAFNRGITFFDTADIYGKQGHNELMIGKALKDLPRHRVQIATKFGVSMTADLTQVVVQGNPAYVRQCIDASLRRLDVDYIDLYYQHRVDQSVPIEETVGEMKKLVEEGKIRYIGLSEASADTIRRAHAVHPVTAVQMEYSLWTRDIEEDVLPLCRELGIGIVAYSPLGHGFFGGKGMVESLPSQSILTFHPRFTGDNQEKNRAIYNRFAGLAAKHSCTPPQLALAWLLHQGEDIVPIPGTTKIENLEANTASLRVKLKAEELKEIGEAIPVDQVGGDRDLGTFTKFAYKLANTPPYEK, encoded by the exons ATGGAGCACAGTTGTGAGATTCAAGTGCCAAGAGTCAAACTAGGCTCCCAAGGTTTGGAG GTTTCTAGAGTGGGGTTCGGATGCGGGAGCCTCTCCGGCATCCTGAATGCTCCTCTCCCCCACGAAGCCGGATGCGACATACTAAAACAAGCATTCAACAGAGGCATCACCTTCTTTGACACTGCCGATATCTACGGCAAACAAGGCCACAACGAGCTCATGATTGGCAAGGCTTTGAAAGATCTGCCTCGTCACAGAGTTCAGATTGCAACTAAGTTTGGCGTTTCTATGACGGCAGACCTGAcccaggttgtggtgcagggcAACCCTGCCTACGTCAGGCAGTGCATCGACGCTAGCCTCAGGCGGCTCGATGTGGACTACATCGATCTGTATTACCAGCATCGCGTTGATCAGTCCGTGCCTATAGAGGAAACT GTTGGGGAGATGAAGAAGCTGGTCGAGGAGGGGAAGATACGCTACATTGGTTTGTCTGAAGCTAGTGCTGACACGATCAGGAGAGCGCACGCTGTGCATCCAGTCACTGCAGTGCAGATGGAGTACTCTCTGTGGACTCGAGACATCGAGGAAGATGTTCTTCCACTTTGTAG GGAACTTGGAATTGGTATAGTAGCATATAGCCCTCTTGGTCATGGATTCTTTGGTGGGAAAGGAATGGTTGAGAGCTTGCCTTCTCAGAGCATCCTG ACGTTCCACCCGAGGTTCACTGGGGACAATCAAGAAAAGAACAGAGCTATATACAACCGGTTTGCTGGCTTAGCAGCCAAGCATTCTTGCACCCCTCCTCAGCTAGCTCTAGCTTGGCTTCTCCATCAGGGTGAAGACATTGTTCCCATACCTG GGACGACGAAGATTGAAAATCTGGAAGCTAACACTGCATCGTTGAGAGTGAAGCTGAAAGCAGAGGAATTGAAAGAAATTGGTGAGGCAATTCCAGTTGATCAAGTTGGTGGTGATAGGGATCTTGGCACCTTTACCAAGTTTGCATACAAGCTAGCAAACACACCACCCTATGAAAAATGA
- the LOC121808270 gene encoding perakine reductase-like isoform X1, whose protein sequence is MEHSCEIQVPRVKLGSQGLEVSRVGFGCGSLSGILNAPLPHEAGCDILKQAFNRGITFFDTADIYGKQGHNELMIGKALKDLPRHRVQIATKFGVSMTADLTQVVVQGNPAYVRQCIDASLRRLDVDYIDLYYQHRVDQSVPIEETVGEMKKLVEEGKIRYIGLSEASADTIRRAHAVHPVTAVQMEYSLWTRDIEEDVLPLCSLCWFGRELGIGIVAYSPLGHGFFGGKGMVESLPSQSILTFHPRFTGDNQEKNRAIYNRFAGLAAKHSCTPPQLALAWLLHQGEDIVPIPGTTKIENLEANTASLRVKLKAEELKEIGEAIPVDQVGGDRDLGTFTKFAYKLANTPPYEK, encoded by the exons ATGGAGCACAGTTGTGAGATTCAAGTGCCAAGAGTCAAACTAGGCTCCCAAGGTTTGGAG GTTTCTAGAGTGGGGTTCGGATGCGGGAGCCTCTCCGGCATCCTGAATGCTCCTCTCCCCCACGAAGCCGGATGCGACATACTAAAACAAGCATTCAACAGAGGCATCACCTTCTTTGACACTGCCGATATCTACGGCAAACAAGGCCACAACGAGCTCATGATTGGCAAGGCTTTGAAAGATCTGCCTCGTCACAGAGTTCAGATTGCAACTAAGTTTGGCGTTTCTATGACGGCAGACCTGAcccaggttgtggtgcagggcAACCCTGCCTACGTCAGGCAGTGCATCGACGCTAGCCTCAGGCGGCTCGATGTGGACTACATCGATCTGTATTACCAGCATCGCGTTGATCAGTCCGTGCCTATAGAGGAAACT GTTGGGGAGATGAAGAAGCTGGTCGAGGAGGGGAAGATACGCTACATTGGTTTGTCTGAAGCTAGTGCTGACACGATCAGGAGAGCGCACGCTGTGCATCCAGTCACTGCAGTGCAGATGGAGTACTCTCTGTGGACTCGAGACATCGAGGAAGATGTTCTTCCACTTTGTAG TTTATGTTGGTTTGGTAGGGAACTTGGAATTGGTATAGTAGCATATAGCCCTCTTGGTCATGGATTCTTTGGTGGGAAAGGAATGGTTGAGAGCTTGCCTTCTCAGAGCATCCTG ACGTTCCACCCGAGGTTCACTGGGGACAATCAAGAAAAGAACAGAGCTATATACAACCGGTTTGCTGGCTTAGCAGCCAAGCATTCTTGCACCCCTCCTCAGCTAGCTCTAGCTTGGCTTCTCCATCAGGGTGAAGACATTGTTCCCATACCTG GGACGACGAAGATTGAAAATCTGGAAGCTAACACTGCATCGTTGAGAGTGAAGCTGAAAGCAGAGGAATTGAAAGAAATTGGTGAGGCAATTCCAGTTGATCAAGTTGGTGGTGATAGGGATCTTGGCACCTTTACCAAGTTTGCATACAAGCTAGCAAACACACCACCCTATGAAAAATGA